A single region of the Vicia villosa cultivar HV-30 ecotype Madison, WI linkage group LG4, Vvil1.0, whole genome shotgun sequence genome encodes:
- the LOC131594854 gene encoding 3beta-hydroxysteroid-dehydrogenase/decarboxylase-like encodes MKVPQLTPSRIRLLSCTRSYDSSKAKDRLGYVPVVTLQEGLRMTIESYPHLRAENQVTSKREGPSKASVYLGSGRVADTLLWKDKKQTFTTLLVLIAIYVNFIASENTFITALAKLLIYSSIGLFVHGIFPAKILGYTIEKMPPSWFHLSEDRSNRIALRVASSWNFAVSALKSIAEGNNSVLFFKVVFSMLVLSFLGAFSLHNLYTIGLTLAFIAFYVYEKKEEDIDSIVIKTHTFGCKLKSDITKKFLTSRKID; translated from the exons ATGAAGGTGCCTCAGCTAACCCCGTCAAGAATAAGGCTCTTATCTTGCACCAGATCTTACGATAGCTCAAAAGCAAAGGATCGCCTTGGCTATGTACCCGTTGTAACTCTACAG GAAGGCTTGCGGATGACAATTGAATCATACCCACATTTGAGGGCTGAAAATCAAGTTACGTCTAAAAGAGAAGGTCCCTCCAAAGCTTCTGTCTATCTTGGAAGTGGAAGAG TTGCAGACACTTTACTTTGGAAGGATAAAAAGCAAACTTTCACCACATTGTTAGTCTTGATAGCAATATATGTCAACTTCATTGCATCTGAGAATACCTTCATTACTGCTCTTGCAAAGCTTCTAATTTACTCATCAATCGGTTTATTCGTTCATGGCATTTTTCCTGCAAAAAT ATTGGGGTACACTATTGAGAAAATGCCCCCATCATGGTTCCACTTATCAGAAGATAGGTCAAATCGAATTGCTCTCAGAGTAGCCTCATCTTGGAATTTTGCTGTGAGTGCTTTAAAATCTATTGCAGAAGGGAATAATTCGGTGTTGTTCTTCAAG GTTGTTTTCTCTATGCTCGTTCTTAGCTTCCTGGGAGCATTTTCACTTCATAACTTGTATACTATAG GACTTACCTTAGCATTTATAGCTTTCTACGTTTATGAAAAGAAGGAGGAAGACATTGACAGCATAGTTATAAAAACACATACTTTTGGGTGCAAGTTGAAATCTGATATCACAAAGAAGTTTCTTACTTCAAGGAAGATTGATTGA
- the LOC131597277 gene encoding 3beta-hydroxysteroid-dehydrogenase/decarboxylase-like produces MEYSNWDGSRFEMFHNDHYSATKAEGEALVIKANGTGGLLTCCIRPSSIFGPGDKLLVPSLVDAARAGKSKFIIGDGNNVYDFTYVENVAHGHICADRALASEGSVSEKAAGQAYFITNMEPIKFWEFMSLILEGLGY; encoded by the exons atgGAATATAGCAATTGGGATGGAAGTAGATTTGAAATGTTT CATAACGATCATTACTCGGCAACTAAAGCGGAGGGTGAGGCGTTGGTTATTAAGGCTAACGGGACTGGTGGACTACTAACTTGCTGCATACGCCCTAGCAGTATTTTTGGACCTGGTGATAAACTCTTGGTACCGTCATTGGTTGATGCTGCCAGGGCGGGGAAATCCAAG TTCATTATTGGTGATGGCAATAATGTATATGATTTCACATATGTTGAAAATGTGGCGCACGGCCATATATGTGCTGATCGAGCTTTAGCTTCAGAGGGAAGCGTTTCCGAAAAAGCTGCAGGACAG GCATACTTCATCACAAATATGGAACCTATAAAGTTTTGGGAATTCATGTCTTTGATTTTGGAAGGTCTTGGATATTAA